A region from the Nocardioides coralli genome encodes:
- a CDS encoding HPr family phosphocarrier protein — MPSKSVVVGSAVGLHARPAAIIAEKAGELGSDVTINGVDASSSLLIMTLGAKNGDTVEVAGDDSSAVDTIADLVEQDLDAE; from the coding sequence ATGCCCTCCAAGTCCGTCGTCGTCGGCTCGGCCGTCGGCCTCCACGCCCGGCCCGCCGCGATCATCGCCGAGAAGGCCGGTGAGCTCGGCTCCGACGTCACCATCAACGGTGTCGACGCGAGCTCGTCGCTGCTGATCATGACCCTGGGCGCCAAGAACGGCGACACCGTGGAGGTGGCCGGCGACGACTCGTCGGCCGTCGACACGATCGCCGACCTCGTCGAGCAGGACCTCGACGCGGAGTGA
- a CDS encoding bifunctional riboflavin kinase/FAD synthetase → MQVWRSLDDVPASLGATTVVIGNFDGVHRGHRAVIARARGSAETSERPLVAVTFDPHPMAVLRPEHAPSILTAIDTRAALLAEAGVDHVLALPFSREMAGWSPEQFIDRVLVEALHAATVVVGANFRFGSRAAGDVALLREVGRSRGFTAEGIALDGGPQVWSSTYVRTCLAAGDVAGAAEALGRPFTVRGEVVVGDRRGRELGYPTANVPIAEGMAAPSDGVYAGWLTRLDTAERYPAAISVGTNPTFAGERARRVEAYALDRDDLELYGVEVEVTFVDRLRGMVRFDGAEPLLETMADDVRRTRLVLGS, encoded by the coding sequence GTGCAGGTCTGGCGCTCACTCGACGACGTCCCGGCGTCCCTCGGCGCCACCACGGTCGTGATCGGGAACTTCGACGGCGTGCACCGGGGGCACCGGGCGGTCATCGCCCGCGCCCGTGGGTCGGCCGAGACGAGCGAGCGACCCCTGGTCGCCGTCACCTTCGACCCCCATCCCATGGCCGTGCTGAGGCCCGAGCACGCTCCCTCGATCCTGACCGCCATCGACACCCGCGCGGCGCTGCTCGCCGAGGCAGGGGTCGACCACGTGCTCGCCCTGCCCTTCTCCCGGGAGATGGCCGGCTGGTCGCCCGAGCAGTTCATCGACCGGGTCCTGGTCGAGGCGCTCCACGCCGCAACGGTCGTGGTGGGGGCCAACTTCCGCTTCGGCAGCCGCGCCGCGGGGGACGTCGCCCTGCTCCGGGAGGTCGGCCGCTCGCGGGGCTTCACCGCCGAGGGCATCGCCCTGGACGGCGGCCCGCAGGTCTGGTCCTCCACCTACGTCCGCACCTGCCTGGCGGCCGGCGACGTCGCCGGGGCGGCCGAGGCCCTGGGACGTCCGTTCACCGTCCGGGGCGAGGTCGTCGTCGGCGACCGGCGCGGCCGCGAGCTCGGCTACCCGACGGCGAACGTCCCGATCGCCGAGGGCATGGCCGCCCCCTCCGACGGCGTCTACGCCGGGTGGCTCACCCGGCTCGACACCGCGGAGCGCTACCCCGCTGCCATCAGCGTGGGGACCAACCCGACGTTCGCGGGAGAGCGCGCGCGACGGGTGGAGGCCTACGCGCTCGACCGGGACGACCTGGAGCTCTACGGGGTGGAGGTCGAGGTCACCTTCGTCGACCGGCTGCGGGGGATGGTGCGCTTCGACGGGGCCGAGCCGCTGCTGGAGACGATGGCCGACGACGTACGTCGCACGCGCCTCGTCCTGGGGTCCTGA